The Brassica oleracea var. oleracea cultivar TO1000 chromosome C6, BOL, whole genome shotgun sequence genome includes a region encoding these proteins:
- the LOC106299064 gene encoding proline-rich protein 3-like, whose translation MAITRASLAICLLLSLATIATADYYSPSTPPVYTPPTHKPTLPPPVYTPPAYIPTHPPPVYTPPVHKPTLPPPVYTTPAHKPTLPPPVYTPPTYKPTLPPPVYAPPTYKPKPTLPPPVYKPTLSPPVYTKPTIPAPVYTPPVYKPTLSPPVYTKPTLPPPVYTPPTYKPTLPPPVYTPPVYKPTLSPPVYKKSPSYSPPTPYVPKPTYTPPTKPYVPEILKIVDGIILCKNGYETYPIQGAKAKIVCSEPGSYGQSKKDVVIYSDPTDSKGYFHVSLTIKDLLHCRVKLYTSPVETCNNPTNVNKGLTGVPLSMYGYRYHSDKNLKIFSVGPFYFTGHKAAPTTPKY comes from the exons ATGGCGATAACACGCGCCTCCTTGGCCATTTGCCTCCTCCTCTCTTTGGCCACTATAGCCACCGCCGATTACTACTCCCCCTCAACTCCTCCGGTTTACACCCCACCAACCCACAAGCCTACACTCCCACCTCCGGTTTACACTCCACCAGCTTACATACCAACCCACCCACCTCCAGTTTACACTCCACCGGTTCACAAGCCAACCCTTCCACCTCCGGTTTACACTACACCGGCTCACAAACCCACCCTTCCACCACCGGTTTACACACCACCCACATACAAGCCAACCCTCCCACCACCGGTTTACGCTCCACCCACATACAAACCCAAACCCACCCTCCCACCTCCAGTTTACAAGCCTACACTCTCTCCTCCGGTCTACACTAAACCCACTATCCCTGCTCCAGTCTACACTCCACCAGTTTACAAGCCAACTCTTTCCCCTCCGGTCTACACCAAACCAACTCTTCCACCTCCGGTTTACACTCCACCAACATACAAACCCACCCTCCCACCTCCAGTTTACACTCCCCCGGTTTACAAGCCAACTCTCTCTCCCCCGGTCTACAAAAAGTCTCCGAGCTATTCTCCTCCAACTCCTTATGTCCCAAAACCAACCTACACTCCACCCACCAAACCATACGTCCCAGAGATTCTTAAAATTGTTGATGGCATCATCCTCTGCAAAAACGGTTACGAAACCTACCCAATCCAAG GAGCAAAGGCCAAGATTGTGTGCTCCGAGCCAGGATCATACGGACAGAGCAAGAAGGATGTTGTGATCTACAGCGATCCAACTGATTCTAAGGGATACTTCCATGTGTCGTTGACCATCAAGGACCTACTTCACTGTCGTGTCAAACTCTACACATCTCCTGTCGAGACTTGCAATAACCCGACCAATGTCAACAAGGGTCTCACTGGAGTTCCATTGTCGATGTATGGATACCGTTACCACTCTGACAAGAACTTGAAGATCTTTAGCGTCGGACCTTTCTACTTCACTGGTCACAAGGCTGCTCCAACCACTCCCAAATATTGA